The nucleotide sequence GCATGCGGATGCCGAAGCGCCAGAAGCCGATGGCCTGCACCAGCGTGGCGATGCCGGCGGCCAGCAGGTCGGCATTGATGAGGAAGGCGATGTCGGCCTTCGAGAGGCCGAGCGCGCCGCCCACGATCAGCGGCACCGCCACCGTGCCCGCGTACATCACGAGCACGTGCTGCAGGCTCAGCGCGCCGCAGCGCACCAGGGGAAGCTTCTGGTCGACCCCTTCGCCGTCTCCTGCGGGGGTCTTTTTGTCGTTCGAAAGCATGGGACTTTTCCTTCCGGCCGATGACCGGAGCGGCAGTCTAGGAGCCATGCCTTCGAACGCGCAAAGTCAATAAATGGCGCGCCCCGTGCACAAAAAGTGGACGGCACCCGGCGCCGCGCTCAGGGCGCGAGCAGCTCGTCGAGGCAGGCCGTCACATGGTTCGCGAACAGCTCGGCCGCGGGGCTCGGTGCCTGCGCGGCGCGGGTCTCGAGCGTGAGCGTCTGGGCCGGCAGGGTGGCGTCGCGCAGCGGCACGAAGACCAGCGAGCCGTCGTGCATCTCCTCGGCCACGTCGAGCCGGTTGAGCAGCGTGATGCCCTCACCCTCGCGCACCAGGCGGCGCATCAGCGCGGTGGAGGTGGTCTCGATCACGGGCGAGGCGCGCAGGCCCGAACGCTCGAAGGCCGCGTCGATGATCGGCCGGATCGACAGCGAGGGCGCGGGCAACAGCAGCGGATGGCCCACGCACTCGGCCAGCACCGTGCTCGCATGGGCCGTGAGCGCATGGCCGGGCGGCACCACCGCGCCGATCGGCCATTCGCTCGCGAACAGTGTGCGAAAGCCCGCCGTGGCCGGCACGTCGTAGGCCAGCGCGAGGTCGGCATCGCCTTCGCGCACGCCGTGCAGCACGGCCGCGATCGGCAGGCCCAGCAGCTTGAGCTGGATGCCGGGATGCGCCGCGCGAAAGCGCCGCACCACGCCCGGCAGGAAGGCGTCGGCGAGGCCGGCGGTGGTGGCCAGCGTGACCTCGCCCTGGCGCAGCCCGCGCATGGCCTCGATGCGCTGGCGCACCCCGTCGAACTCGCGCAGCGTGCCGCGCGCATGCGCGAGCACCAGCTCGCCCACCGGCG is from Variovorax paradoxus and encodes:
- a CDS encoding LysR family transcriptional regulator, producing MHAKVVRYFVEVVRAGSIRKAAAQLHVVPTAINRQILNLEEELGAPLFERIHNTLKLTPVGELVLAHARGTLREFDGVRQRIEAMRGLRQGEVTLATTAGLADAFLPGVVRRFRAAHPGIQLKLLGLPIAAVLHGVREGDADLALAYDVPATAGFRTLFASEWPIGAVVPPGHALTAHASTVLAECVGHPLLLPAPSLSIRPIIDAAFERSGLRASPVIETTSTALMRRLVREGEGITLLNRLDVAEEMHDGSLVFVPLRDATLPAQTLTLETRAAQAPSPAAELFANHVTACLDELLAP